A single Flavobacterium sp. 1 DNA region contains:
- a CDS encoding TIGR01212 family radical SAM protein (This family includes YhcC from E. coli K-12, an uncharacterized radical SAM protein.) yields MNAEKESNKKGYNNYGTHLREKYNGKKVFKVIVDGNFSCPNRDGLKGYGGCTYCNVDSFTPDISRKAPTIEDQLLQGMERAKKSYKADQFIVYFQPNTNTYAHVDYLKTIYDRALSFNPDEVVGFSVGTRPDCIDAKKVALLESYCDRFDVDLEMGMESIYDETLEKINRGCTHAEFITAVELLKNSPIDLCVHTVFGFPWETREMMLNYINEINRFPQIKFVKFHHLHIVEGSIMGVHYKRNPFPLFTLEQYTDLLCGLIPLLRPDIVIQRLFGISDWDLLIAPNWGLKKSEIQHYIDSTIEKRGVIQGSKYVSI; encoded by the coding sequence ATGAATGCAGAAAAAGAATCCAACAAAAAAGGGTACAACAACTACGGCACGCATCTCCGCGAAAAATATAACGGAAAAAAAGTTTTCAAAGTAATTGTCGATGGCAATTTTAGCTGTCCCAATCGCGACGGATTAAAAGGCTACGGCGGTTGTACCTATTGCAATGTTGATTCCTTCACACCCGATATTTCCAGAAAAGCACCCACGATAGAAGATCAATTGCTTCAGGGAATGGAACGCGCCAAAAAATCATACAAAGCCGACCAATTCATTGTCTATTTTCAACCCAATACCAATACTTACGCCCATGTCGATTATCTCAAAACAATTTACGACCGCGCTTTGTCTTTCAATCCCGATGAGGTTGTCGGATTTTCGGTGGGGACGCGTCCCGATTGTATCGATGCCAAAAAAGTGGCATTGCTCGAAAGCTACTGCGACCGATTCGACGTTGACCTCGAAATGGGAATGGAGTCCATATACGACGAAACCTTAGAAAAAATAAACCGTGGCTGTACCCACGCCGAATTCATAACCGCCGTAGAATTATTAAAGAACAGCCCCATCGATTTGTGCGTGCACACCGTTTTCGGATTCCCTTGGGAAACCCGCGAAATGATGCTCAACTACATTAATGAAATCAACCGTTTCCCCCAAATAAAATTCGTAAAATTCCATCATCTGCACATCGTCGAAGGCTCAATCATGGGCGTGCATTACAAACGAAACCCGTTCCCGCTCTTCACTTTGGAACAATACACCGATTTGCTTTGTGGTCTCATCCCGCTTCTGCGCCCCGATATCGTCATTCAGCGCCTCTTCGGAATCTCCGATTGGGATTTGCTCATCGCCCCAAATTGGGGACTCAAAAAGTCCGAAATCCAACATTATATCGATTCCACAATCGAAAAAAGAGGTGTCATTCAAGGTTCCAAATATGTCAGTATTTAG
- the moaA gene encoding GTP 3',8-cyclase MoaA, translating into MENNINPMQDNHGRAHNYLRISITEHCNLRCTYCMPAEGIALTPRAHLMTADEIVTIAKTFVKLGVTKIRLTGGEPLVRKDAKTIIEQLGKLGVELTLTTNGILVHEFIDTFREAGITTLNVSIDSLKKDKFNQITRRNYFEKLIENLDLLEVNGFKVKLNVVVIKGFNDNEIIDFIEMTKDRNIQIRFIEFMPFDGNQWNKEKLVSYAEILGQVNAFYSEQKVERTQDKPNDTAKNHKIESYRGSFSVISSVTNPFCSTCNRIRLTADGKLKNCLFSNTETSLLDTLRAGDSIEPLIFQNIKSKHAMRGGMDDDTKFQNPLLFSQNRSMIKIGG; encoded by the coding sequence ATGGAAAATAACATCAATCCAATGCAGGACAACCATGGCAGAGCGCACAACTACCTCCGCATTTCGATTACAGAACACTGTAATTTGAGATGCACTTATTGTATGCCGGCCGAGGGGATTGCGCTTACTCCAAGGGCGCATCTGATGACTGCAGACGAGATTGTTACCATTGCCAAAACTTTCGTAAAACTGGGAGTGACCAAAATCCGATTGACCGGTGGTGAGCCTTTGGTACGAAAAGATGCCAAAACTATTATCGAACAATTAGGAAAACTAGGAGTCGAATTAACATTGACAACCAACGGAATCTTAGTTCACGAATTCATAGATACCTTCAGGGAAGCCGGAATTACGACTTTGAACGTGAGTATCGACAGTTTGAAAAAAGATAAATTCAACCAAATCACCCGTCGTAATTATTTTGAGAAATTAATTGAAAACCTCGATCTGCTTGAGGTAAACGGTTTCAAGGTAAAACTGAATGTAGTCGTTATCAAAGGTTTTAACGACAACGAAATCATCGATTTTATTGAAATGACCAAAGACCGAAACATCCAGATTCGGTTTATTGAGTTTATGCCTTTTGACGGCAATCAATGGAATAAAGAAAAATTGGTGAGTTATGCTGAAATCCTCGGGCAAGTCAATGCTTTTTATTCCGAACAAAAAGTAGAACGCACCCAAGACAAACCGAATGACACTGCCAAAAATCACAAAATTGAATCCTATCGAGGCAGTTTTTCGGTAATCAGTTCCGTGACCAATCCTTTTTGCAGTACCTGCAACCGCATCCGTTTAACCGCCGACGGTAAACTGAAAAACTGTCTGTTCTCGAATACCGAAACGTCATTACTCGACACCTTGCGTGCTGGAGATTCAATCGAACCGTTGATCTTCCAAAACATAAAATCCAAACACGCCATGCGTGGCGGAATGGACGATGATACTAAATTCCAAAATCCGCTTCTTTTTTCTCAGAATAGGAGCATGATCAAGATTGGGGGGTAG
- the moaCB gene encoding bifunctional molybdenum cofactor biosynthesis protein MoaC/MoaB — protein MVDITHKIITQRSATAQAIVKVGSLVTMQAILEKTVPKGDVLEVARTAGLFAVKNTSNSIPDCHPMPIEFTGIEYELLEDSVLIKVTVKAIYRTGVEVEAMHGASIVALTMYDMLKPIDKQVEISTIKLLHKKGGKSDYGVKDDLDLSVAVIVCSDSVSSGKKEDRAGKVISDKIKNLGLSVSSYSVIPDEVLDIQETINKLCSANKDLIILTGGTGLSNRDVTPEAIIPLLDRRIPGIEEAIRSYGQDRTPYAMLSRSVVGFKGDTLIMALPGSTAGASESMDAVFPSILHLFKILNGFNHGK, from the coding sequence ATGGTAGATATCACCCATAAAATAATAACACAGCGCAGTGCTACAGCCCAAGCAATCGTAAAAGTAGGTTCGTTGGTAACAATGCAGGCTATTTTGGAGAAAACCGTTCCAAAAGGTGATGTATTGGAAGTAGCACGAACAGCAGGTTTGTTTGCCGTAAAAAATACCTCGAATTCCATTCCGGATTGTCATCCCATGCCGATTGAATTCACCGGAATTGAATACGAATTGCTTGAAGATTCGGTATTGATAAAAGTAACCGTCAAAGCAATTTACAGAACAGGCGTTGAGGTCGAAGCCATGCACGGCGCATCAATAGTGGCCTTGACGATGTATGATATGCTAAAACCAATCGACAAGCAAGTTGAAATTTCTACGATAAAACTGCTTCATAAAAAAGGAGGAAAATCAGATTACGGAGTTAAAGACGATCTTGATTTATCGGTAGCAGTAATCGTTTGTTCGGACAGTGTTTCCAGTGGAAAAAAAGAAGACCGAGCAGGAAAAGTTATTTCGGATAAAATCAAAAATTTGGGATTAAGCGTTTCGAGTTATTCAGTAATTCCGGATGAGGTTCTTGATATTCAGGAAACAATAAATAAGTTATGTTCCGCCAATAAAGACTTGATTATCCTCACAGGCGGAACGGGTTTGTCCAACCGTGATGTCACTCCCGAAGCCATAATCCCACTGCTCGACCGACGCATTCCGGGAATTGAGGAAGCCATTCGCTCCTACGGACAGGATAGAACTCCTTATGCGATGTTGTCCCGAAGCGTGGTGGGTTTCAAAGGCGATACGTTGATCATGGCTTTGCCGGGTTCCACAGCGGGAGCCAGCGAATCTATGGATGCCGTATTTCCTTCCATATTACATTTATTCAAAATATTAAATGGTTTCAACCATGGAAAATAA
- a CDS encoding molybdenum cofactor biosynthesis protein MoaE, protein MSDKKENISQSSAPSPLGRVGEGIDRPKKSSFIQGQITSEFIGNSIAKHQSKTTIGAHNIFLGQVRADVIEGKTVAAIEYTAYEEMAEQTFYEIREVAFAKYELSCLHIYHSLGIVKTGEICLFVFVSAPRRKVVYEALEFLVEEIKEKTAVFGKEIFEDESYVWKQNT, encoded by the coding sequence ATGTCAGATAAAAAAGAAAATATATCTCAATCCTCGGCTCCCTCTCCTTTGGGGAGGGTTGGGGAGGGGATAGATAGACCCAAAAAAAGCTCCTTTATTCAAGGGCAGATAACATCCGAGTTCATTGGGAATTCGATTGCAAAACACCAAAGCAAAACTACGATTGGTGCCCATAATATTTTTCTAGGCCAAGTTCGAGCCGATGTGATTGAGGGAAAAACAGTCGCCGCGATAGAATACACCGCCTACGAAGAAATGGCAGAACAAACGTTCTACGAAATTAGGGAAGTAGCTTTTGCGAAATATGAGCTTTCTTGCCTGCATATTTACCACAGTCTAGGAATTGTAAAAACAGGCGAAATATGTTTGTTTGTTTTTGTTTCAGCACCAAGACGAAAAGTGGTGTATGAAGCTTTGGAATTTTTGGTGGAAGAAATCAAAGAAAAAACTGCCGTTTTTGGCAAGGAGATTTTTGAAGACGAAAGCTATGTTTGGAAGCAGAATACTTAG
- a CDS encoding HesA/MoeB/ThiF family protein, giving the protein MTNSKRYSRQIILPEIGEAGQQKLQDAHVLVIGAGGLGCPVLQNLASTGVGNIGIVDGDTVDETNLHRQLLYTLEDCGNSKAETAKKAILKLNPEITVTVFSEFFTPQNATRIVEGYQIIVDCTDAIAVRYLINDVSVAKKIPMVYASIHKFEGQVSVFNYKNGPSYRCLFPEQESLDAVPNCAESGVLGILPNTLGLFQATEVLKIILEIGTVLSGKLLIYDALHFQTQIIDFVKNPKAIEKGFINGTMLLNRKKANEDLTPESFLEKCSQLGIVIIDVRELEETPEFNGNNVIRIPLGGLEDYSKKLDKNQEIVLFCQTGQRSQIAMNYLQKSGFVGVFHLAKGIESLKNQI; this is encoded by the coding sequence ATGACAAATTCCAAACGCTATTCCAGACAAATAATTCTCCCAGAAATTGGAGAAGCAGGCCAGCAAAAATTGCAGGACGCTCATGTCTTGGTAATTGGTGCAGGCGGTTTGGGCTGTCCGGTTTTGCAGAATCTAGCTTCGACAGGAGTAGGGAATATAGGAATTGTGGATGGTGACACGGTGGACGAAACCAATCTGCACAGACAATTATTGTACACCTTAGAAGATTGCGGCAACAGTAAAGCCGAAACAGCCAAGAAAGCGATTTTGAAACTCAATCCCGAAATCACTGTGACTGTTTTTTCAGAATTTTTTACTCCACAAAATGCCACCAGAATTGTGGAAGGATACCAAATCATAGTCGATTGCACCGATGCGATTGCCGTTCGCTATTTGATTAATGATGTGTCAGTCGCCAAAAAAATTCCGATGGTGTATGCCTCAATCCATAAGTTTGAAGGTCAGGTTTCGGTATTCAATTATAAAAATGGACCAAGTTACCGTTGTTTGTTTCCTGAGCAAGAAAGTTTGGATGCGGTTCCAAATTGTGCAGAATCTGGAGTTTTAGGTATTTTGCCTAATACCTTGGGGCTGTTTCAAGCTACCGAAGTGCTTAAGATAATATTGGAAATCGGTACGGTATTGTCGGGTAAATTATTGATTTATGATGCCCTGCATTTTCAAACCCAAATTATTGATTTTGTCAAAAATCCAAAAGCAATTGAGAAGGGATTTATTAATGGAACTATGCTTTTGAACAGAAAAAAAGCAAATGAAGATTTAACACCAGAATCTTTTTTAGAAAAATGCAGTCAGTTAGGAATTGTTATTATTGACGTTCGGGAATTGGAAGAAACACCAGAGTTTAATGGAAATAATGTTATTCGGATTCCTTTGGGCGGATTGGAGGATTACAGTAAGAAATTGGATAAAAATCAAGAAATCGTTTTGTTTTGTCAAACGGGTCAGCGCAGTCAAATAGCTATGAATTATTTGCAAAAATCAGGTTTTGTCGGCGTCTTTCATTTAGCGAAAGGCATCGAATCTTTGAAAAATCAGATTTAA
- a CDS encoding MoaD/ThiS family protein, which yields MTITLKYFGLLADITQLKEEQFTFDEDTILVSALKSKIESSYPKIQNTAYNIAVNQTIVDFRATIKDQDVVAFLPPFAGG from the coding sequence ATGACCATAACACTAAAATATTTTGGTTTACTAGCTGATATCACCCAATTGAAAGAGGAGCAATTCACTTTCGATGAAGATACTATTTTGGTTTCGGCATTGAAATCAAAAATCGAAAGCAGTTATCCAAAAATACAAAACACTGCTTATAATATTGCAGTTAACCAAACGATTGTTGATTTTCGAGCCACAATTAAAGATCAGGATGTGGTTGCTTTTCTGCCACCGTTCGCGGGAGGATAA
- a CDS encoding molybdenum cofactor guanylyltransferase has protein sequence MENKITAIVLAGGKSQRMGTDKGMLDLNGKTFIQHICDALQPIVDSNILIVSANKEYDALGFSRVEDIIENKGPVGGLYTALMESKTKVNLVLSIDVPLVSTELLEWLIKNHDETYMITQTKSGDKINPLIGVYDRSMRIVFGEHMAGNQLKLRQVIEDVKHQTIEVPELWNHQLQNINTPEEYQNLSK, from the coding sequence ATGGAAAATAAAATAACGGCGATAGTATTGGCCGGCGGAAAAAGCCAGCGTATGGGAACCGATAAAGGGATGTTGGATTTGAATGGAAAGACATTTATTCAGCACATTTGTGATGCCTTACAGCCAATTGTAGATTCCAATATTTTGATAGTATCTGCCAATAAGGAATACGATGCTTTAGGTTTTTCCAGAGTGGAAGACATCATTGAAAACAAAGGGCCAGTTGGAGGGCTTTATACGGCGTTAATGGAATCAAAAACCAAAGTCAACCTGGTTTTAAGTATTGATGTGCCTCTGGTTTCGACTGAATTATTAGAATGGCTGATAAAAAACCACGACGAAACATATATGATTACGCAAACCAAAAGTGGAGATAAAATAAATCCATTAATAGGAGTTTATGATCGCTCGATGCGAATTGTCTTCGGGGAGCATATGGCAGGAAACCAATTAAAATTAAGACAGGTGATTGAGGATGTTAAACACCAAACTATTGAAGTTCCTGAATTATGGAACCATCAATTGCAAAATATAAACACACCAGAAGAATATCAAAATTTAAGTAAATGA
- a CDS encoding winged helix-turn-helix domain-containing protein: protein MKIKSKIWIETDDGILISEGRIQLLKLIESTGSLNKASKQMNISYQKAWKLVDASNKASKEPLIATQVGGNKGGGTVITPYGKSLIESFEAINVACWKFLDEQLKQYSL from the coding sequence TTGAAAATCAAGAGCAAAATTTGGATAGAAACTGATGATGGAATTCTCATCAGTGAGGGACGCATTCAATTATTGAAGCTGATTGAATCCACAGGTTCGCTCAATAAAGCATCAAAGCAAATGAATATTTCATACCAAAAAGCGTGGAAATTAGTCGATGCGTCAAACAAAGCTTCCAAAGAACCGCTAATTGCGACTCAAGTCGGAGGGAATAAAGGCGGAGGAACTGTCATAACTCCTTACGGGAAATCATTAATTGAGTCTTTTGAAGCTATCAATGTTGCTTGTTGGAAATTTCTGGATGAACAGCTTAAGCAGTATTCTTTATAA
- a CDS encoding DUF5995 family protein, which produces MNTKQATTIKEVIQCLDEIIEKSKFDQCAIGLFATLYREVTMQIKNGIETGLFQNPERMEKLDVIFANRYLKAYYQFQAKEKCSECWKFSFVKSEEYWPIVVQHLLLGINAHVNLDLGIACAQVSTPESIFDLHSDYNKINDILSNLVNGVEKCLVEIWPTLTYILKLSGKIDNFFIDFSMKTARDGAWKYATEFVLLPENQREASIQERDIKITKIARLVSNPGYFVSSVFKLIRLFEKGTVAQKIIELSKVEYNPITETVVTPECAVQPI; this is translated from the coding sequence ATGAACACAAAACAAGCCACTACTATAAAGGAAGTTATCCAATGTTTGGATGAGATTATTGAAAAATCAAAATTCGACCAATGTGCTATAGGATTATTTGCCACTTTGTATAGAGAAGTTACGATGCAAATAAAAAACGGTATCGAAACAGGTTTGTTCCAAAATCCTGAACGAATGGAAAAACTAGATGTTATTTTTGCCAATCGCTATTTAAAGGCCTATTACCAATTTCAAGCCAAAGAAAAATGTTCAGAATGCTGGAAATTTTCTTTTGTCAAAAGCGAAGAATATTGGCCTATTGTAGTACAGCATTTACTACTTGGAATTAATGCACATGTGAATTTAGATTTAGGAATAGCCTGCGCACAAGTCAGCACTCCTGAAAGCATTTTTGATTTACATTCTGATTATAATAAAATCAATGATATTTTAAGCAATCTAGTCAATGGTGTTGAAAAATGCTTAGTAGAAATATGGCCAACACTTACTTACATATTGAAATTATCAGGTAAAATAGACAATTTCTTTATTGACTTTAGCATGAAAACCGCAAGAGACGGTGCATGGAAATACGCTACTGAATTTGTCCTTCTTCCAGAAAATCAAAGAGAAGCCTCCATACAAGAAAGAGATATCAAAATTACCAAGATAGCCCGATTAGTATCAAATCCAGGTTATTTTGTAAGCAGTGTTTTCAAACTCATTCGATTATTTGAAAAAGGAACCGTTGCTCAAAAAATTATTGAATTAAGTAAAGTAGAATACAACCCAATAACTGAAACCGTTGTAACTCCTGAATGTGCTGTACAGCCGATTTAA
- the glgA gene encoding glycogen synthase, with protein MKIALYTNEFPPNIYGGAGVHIDFLSQELAKLGQVEVRCFGDQKENRESMHVEGINSCLTKMADAENEHIKMFHNLSRNVEMAQATPKADIVHCHTWYTHLAGVFTRELLQVPLILTTHSLETHRPWKVEQLGNGYFMSRWIETNAYKSADGIVAVSEQMKTDVVEAYGVDPKKVTVIHNGIDPEFYKPTFDETLLREYGIDPNIPFVLFVGRITRQKGISQLIEAAQYFNEDCQIVLCAGAPDTEEIAQETSALIDQLKAKRKGVILISEMLPREKVKVLYSHARVFACPSLYEPFGIINLEAMACETPVVGSHVGGIPEIIVEGETGYLIPLESVSRTNFNPLNPLVFQQAFAHKVNLLLDHPELANAMGKAGRERVLRKFSWGSIAKTTFNYYQEVIARFEKETA; from the coding sequence ATGAAGATAGCACTTTATACCAACGAATTTCCTCCAAATATTTACGGCGGAGCAGGAGTACATATTGATTTTTTGAGTCAAGAATTGGCCAAATTGGGACAAGTTGAGGTTCGGTGTTTTGGTGACCAAAAAGAAAACCGGGAATCGATGCACGTAGAAGGTATTAATTCGTGTTTAACTAAAATGGCGGATGCCGAAAACGAACACATCAAGATGTTTCATAACCTAAGCCGAAATGTTGAAATGGCTCAGGCTACTCCAAAAGCCGATATTGTGCATTGCCATACTTGGTACACACATTTGGCTGGTGTTTTTACGAGAGAATTGCTACAGGTGCCGTTGATATTGACTACGCATAGTCTGGAAACGCACCGTCCTTGGAAAGTGGAGCAACTGGGTAACGGTTATTTTATGTCCAGATGGATTGAAACTAATGCCTATAAGTCTGCCGACGGAATCGTTGCCGTAAGTGAACAAATGAAAACCGATGTGGTGGAAGCTTATGGAGTTGACCCGAAAAAAGTAACTGTAATCCATAACGGAATTGATCCTGAATTTTACAAGCCTACTTTTGACGAAACTTTATTGAGAGAATATGGAATTGATCCAAACATTCCGTTTGTGCTTTTCGTAGGCCGAATTACCCGCCAAAAAGGGATTTCACAATTGATAGAAGCAGCCCAATATTTTAATGAAGATTGCCAGATTGTGCTTTGCGCCGGTGCTCCCGATACTGAAGAAATTGCTCAGGAAACTTCAGCACTTATCGATCAATTGAAAGCTAAAAGAAAAGGAGTGATCTTAATTTCGGAAATGCTGCCCCGCGAAAAAGTCAAAGTGCTGTACAGTCATGCCAGAGTTTTTGCCTGTCCTTCGTTGTATGAGCCTTTCGGAATTATAAATTTGGAAGCGATGGCTTGCGAAACGCCCGTTGTAGGCAGTCATGTAGGCGGAATCCCGGAAATAATTGTAGAAGGAGAAACAGGATATTTGATTCCGCTGGAGAGTGTTTCGAGAACCAATTTTAATCCGCTGAATCCATTAGTTTTTCAACAGGCATTTGCTCATAAAGTAAATTTATTGCTGGATCATCCAGAACTGGCAAACGCTATGGGCAAAGCTGGCCGTGAAAGGGTTTTGCGAAAATTCAGCTGGGGATCGATCGCAAAAACCACATTTAACTATTATCAGGAAGTTATTGCCCGATTTGAAAAAGAAACGGCTTAG
- a CDS encoding AI-2E family transporter, whose product MNQKNSNFYGLNFEKIADTIIRLGVLFLLIGWCYDILKPFVLIIIWAIVIAIAFSPVYERVVRLFKGRKVLATIFVALLLLTILVVPSVLITQSLYEEINNFAHYYQTNEHLIPPPGETTKSWPTITKPIVEIWASASKDISKVALKYSEQLKVAGAWLLLSLAGIGKGILQFIVSIVIAMGLLLYSESLVKVSKNIFIKLIGSNGEHYAEVTVITIRNVVKGFLGVALIQALMIGVGFFIVGVPFAGIFTIICLFLAIIQVGIGPVAIPVVIYMYSVTDATTSTILAIWVGITLISDNILKPIFLGRGNPPAPMLVIFLGAIGGFIYNGFIGLFLGAVILTLGYKFFLSWIDINEEPQIEELQIGESQLEAEE is encoded by the coding sequence ATGAATCAGAAGAACTCAAATTTCTACGGATTGAATTTCGAAAAAATTGCCGATACCATTATTCGTCTTGGTGTACTCTTCCTGCTAATCGGCTGGTGTTATGATATTTTAAAACCGTTTGTTTTAATTATAATTTGGGCGATAGTTATCGCCATAGCTTTCAGTCCGGTTTACGAAAGGGTAGTGCGTTTATTTAAAGGCAGAAAAGTTTTAGCCACCATATTTGTCGCTCTCTTATTACTTACTATTTTGGTCGTTCCCAGCGTACTCATCACTCAGTCTTTATATGAAGAAATCAATAATTTCGCCCACTACTATCAAACCAATGAACACTTAATCCCGCCTCCAGGAGAAACTACCAAAAGCTGGCCAACGATAACAAAACCTATAGTAGAAATATGGGCATCTGCCTCCAAAGATATTTCCAAAGTAGCACTCAAATACTCGGAACAATTAAAAGTAGCTGGTGCATGGCTGTTGCTTTCGCTAGCCGGAATTGGCAAAGGGATTCTGCAGTTTATTGTCTCGATTGTCATTGCCATGGGACTATTATTGTATTCCGAATCGCTGGTCAAAGTTTCCAAAAATATTTTTATAAAACTGATAGGTTCCAATGGCGAGCACTATGCAGAAGTCACCGTAATTACCATCCGAAATGTGGTGAAAGGATTCTTGGGCGTAGCCTTAATTCAAGCGCTTATGATAGGAGTAGGATTCTTCATTGTTGGCGTTCCATTTGCTGGAATTTTCACGATTATCTGTCTATTTCTTGCCATAATACAAGTAGGAATTGGTCCCGTTGCCATCCCGGTAGTCATTTATATGTATTCCGTAACCGATGCCACAACCTCAACCATACTGGCGATTTGGGTTGGAATCACTTTAATTTCCGACAATATTCTAAAGCCAATATTCCTCGGAAGAGGCAATCCGCCAGCACCTATGCTGGTGATATTCCTAGGAGCCATCGGCGGATTCATTTACAACGGTTTTATTGGATTATTCTTGGGAGCGGTAATCCTGACTTTAGGCTATAAATTTTTCCTTTCATGGATCGATATCAATGAAGAACCACAAATAGAAGAATTGCAAATAGGCGAATCACAATTAGAGGCAGAAGAATAG
- a CDS encoding HAD family phosphatase, translated as MKQQCVIFDMDGVICHTNPDHGKAFEAFFDKYQIPHSQQEFEEHMYGKHNGYIMTHFFKRSIAGDELKKLEDEKESMFREIYKDKVETIPYYLQFLEELKSHGFKTAVATSAPRANLDLIINALKIENKMDSMMASQDVQYHKPNPEVYLKSAERVGVAPSDCVVFEDSFSGVTAGLNAGMKVVGVLSSHTKEQLPPCDFYINDYSEVNVDKILELLNS; from the coding sequence ATGAAGCAGCAATGTGTAATTTTTGATATGGACGGCGTAATCTGTCACACCAATCCAGATCATGGCAAGGCTTTTGAAGCATTTTTCGATAAGTATCAAATTCCTCACTCCCAACAAGAGTTTGAAGAGCATATGTACGGAAAACATAATGGCTATATCATGACGCATTTCTTTAAGCGTTCAATTGCCGGAGATGAACTTAAAAAATTGGAAGATGAAAAAGAATCGATGTTTCGTGAAATTTATAAAGATAAAGTAGAGACAATTCCATATTATCTGCAGTTTTTGGAGGAACTTAAATCTCATGGTTTTAAAACTGCTGTTGCGACATCTGCACCGCGGGCCAATCTTGATTTGATTATAAATGCTTTAAAAATTGAAAACAAAATGGACTCGATGATGGCAAGTCAGGACGTTCAGTATCATAAACCCAATCCGGAAGTTTATCTAAAATCTGCAGAACGCGTTGGTGTTGCCCCGTCTGACTGTGTTGTTTTTGAAGATTCTTTTTCGGGAGTTACGGCAGGTCTTAATGCGGGGATGAAAGTAGTTGGCGTTTTGAGCTCACATACAAAGGAGCAATTGCCTCCGTGTGACTTTTACATTAATGATTACAGCGAAGTAAATGTGGACAAGATTTTGGAATTATTGAATAGTTAA